The following are encoded together in the Zingiber officinale cultivar Zhangliang chromosome 8A, Zo_v1.1, whole genome shotgun sequence genome:
- the LOC122009540 gene encoding ADP,ATP carrier protein 2, chloroplastic-like: MERVISAQGFLSLPPAPQARTFRRRLPFAAARFASPVLGFNSKERSPSLPRLRAAFDPQRLLLSSPLYGKQKKGPVFSAGAAVPTGGAGFVEGEVEKPKLLGVEIATLKKIVPLGIMFFCILFNYTILRDTKDVLVVTAKGSSAEIIPFLKTWVNLPMAIGFMLLYTKLSNVLSKEALFYTVIFPFIAFFGAFAFLLYPMRDAIHPTALADRLLAALGPSFLGPVAILRIWSFCLFYVMAELWGSVVISVLFWGFANQITTVEEAKEFYPLFGLGANIALIFSGRTVKYFSNLRKNLGPGVDGWAISLKGMMSIVVLLGFVISGIYWGANKFIVNDPSLPRSNRKKKEKPKLGMNESLKVLLSSRYVRDLATLVVAYGISINLVEVTWKSKLKAQFPSPNEYSSFMGDFSTATGIATFTMMLLGRWILRKFGWGVAAMVTPTVLLLTGVGFFSLILFGEPLAPLLGSIGLTPLLAAVYVGALQNIFSKSAKYSLFDPCKEMAYIPLDEEMKVKGKAAIDVVCNPLGKSGGALIQQFMILTFGSLANSTPYLGGILLVIVLAWLGAARSLDSQFSPLAKEQLEKEKLLKEKSNTPSIKATKEETEELLALESAEGENSSNGSPLNHKSIPESGATSETSSKHGQ; encoded by the exons ATGGAGAGGGTTATCTCAGCTCAGGGCTTCCTTTCGCTGCCTCCCGCACCGCAAGCTCGTACCTTCCGCCGCCGACTCCCCTTCGCCGCCGCCCGTTTCGCCTCCCCGGTCCTCGGCTTTAACTCGAAGGAGCGATCTCCATCGCTCCCGAGGCTGAGAGCTGCCTTCGACCCCCAAAGACTGCTCCTTTCCTCTCCGCTTTATGGGAAACAGAAGAAAGGTCCGGTTTTTAGCGCCGGAGCTGCAGTTCCCACCGGCGGCGCCGGGTTCGTGGAGGGCGAGGTGGAGAAGCCTAAGTTGTTGGGGGTCGAAATTGCGACCCTTAAGAAGATAGTTCCTTTGGGGATCATGTTCTTCTGTATTCTTTTCAACTACACCATTCTCAGGGACACCAAGGACGTGCTCGTGGTGACGGCCAAGGGGAGCAGCGCCGAGATCATACCTTTCCTGAAGACCTGGGTGAACCTGCCGATGGCGATCGGGTTCATGCTTCTGTACACTAAGCTGTCGAACGTGCTGTCCAAGGAGGCATTGTTCTACACCGTGATCTTCCCCTTCATTGCCTTTTTTGGAGCATTTGCCTTCTTGCTGTACCCTATGCGAGATGCCATCCATCCCACGGCGCTAGCAGATCGGCTGCTGGCGGCGCTCGGCCCGAGCTTCCTGGGCCCCGTTGCGATTTTGAGGATTTGGAGCTTCTGCCTTTTCTACGTCATGGCCGAGCTATGGGGCAGTGTCGTCATCTCGGTCCTCTTCTGGGGGTTTGCCAATCAG ATTACTACTGTTGAGGAAGCCAAAGAATTCTACCCATTGTTTGGACTTGGAGCTAATATCGCCCTCATCTTCTCCGGGAGGACGGTAAAGTACTTCTCTAATCTACGTAAGAATTTGGGGCCAGGAGTTGATGGCTGGGCAATTTCGCTGAAAGGAATGATGAGCATCGTAGTCCTTCTTGGGTTTGTAATATCTGGAATCTATTGGGGTGCCAACAAATTCATCGTGAACGACCCATCGCTTCCAAGATCAAACCGCAAGAAGAAG GAAAAGCCAAAGCTAGGGATGAACGAGAGCCTCAAGGTTTTGCTGTCCTCTAGATATGTGAGGGATCTTGCCACTTTAGTGGTCGCATACGGTATCAGTATTAACCTGGTAGAAGTCACATGGAAATCGAAGCTCAAGGCACAG TTTCCTAGTCCAAATGAGTATTCATCTTTCATGGGTGATTTCTCAACCGCTACTGGTATTGCAACATTTACAATGATGCTGCTAGGGCGGTGGATTCTCCGAAAATTCGGTTGGGGGGTGGCAGCCATGGTTACTCCCACAGTTCTGCTTCTTACCGGAGTCGGGTTCTTCTCGCTAATCTTGTTCGGTGAGCCTCTGGCTCCCCTCTTGGGAAGTATTGGGTTGACTCCTCTGCTTGCCGCTGTTTACGTGGGCGCATTACAGAATATTTTCAGCAAGAGTGCCAAATACAGCTTGTTTGATCCTTGCAAAGAAATGGCTTACATTCCTTTGGACGAAGAGATGAAG GTTAAAGGGAAGGCCGCAATCGACGTCGTCTGCAACCCCTTGGGAAAGTCGGGAGGCGCCCTGATCCAGCAATTCATGATTTTGACATTTGGCTCTCTAGCTAACTCGACTCCGTATCTAGGAGGAATTCTTCTGGTGATTGTTCTTGCATGGCTAGGTGCTGCGAGATCCCTGGACTCCCAGTTCTCTCCCTTGGCTAAGGAGCAGCTTGAGAAGGAGAAATTGCTAAAAGAAAAGTCCAACACACCTTCCATCAAGGCAACGAAAGAAGAAACTGAAGAGTTGCTCGCCCTTGAATCTGCAGAAGGCGAGAATTCATCCAATGGGTCACCTTTGAATCACAAATCGATTCCGGAATCTGGGGCTACCTCAGAGACCTCCAGTAAGCATGGTCAGTGA